In Halothermothrix orenii H 168, the sequence ATGGGTATACCTATTAAAAACAGCATAGTGCCTTTGATAACCGCTATCCCGGACATTAGATTATCAGCAATACCACCTATTAAAAAGCCCCAGGCAATACCTATACCCATGGTACAGATAGTACCCAAGATAACCTGAATATAATTAATGGATGTCCCGACCAGGATTAATAATGATAAAACTGAAATTATTATCCCGCTAATAAGGGCTACTGTGGTATGGGAAATAATAAAATCACGTAGTTTTAGTGGTGATACGGTCAGGGCGTTGATTACACCTGTTTCTTTTTCATCAATTATATTCATGCCTATAACCAGGCCCGATACCAGGATAGCGGTTAACATAAGGATGCTTCCCATTACTTCCTGCATCATAGAAGTTTCCTTGTTCAGGCTTTTATATTTAAAATCGGCAGGCTGTTCATCAGATAAAACCATGTTCATGACAGCCCTGGCCATATCAACCGTTTCTTCTGGTTCATTGCCTTCAATTAAAACCACATACTCATCTTCATCTTTAATAATGCCAGAGATGTCATCAAGCCTTTTCACCCTTTCTTTTACCGCCTCAGGTGAATCATATAGTTCTACCTTTCCATAATCTTCTAAGCGGTTGATAACCCACTGGTCAACACCGGAGTCAACGGCAATGGTAACCTCTACTTCGGTGACACTGGGAATGAAAAAACTCATCCCCAGGGCCAGCACCAGAGGAAATAATAACATATAAATAACCATGTTATTTCTGAGGCCATTTATTAAATCTTTTTTAATCAGGTTTATTATTTTCTTAAACATATCTATTTATCCTCCCTCATAAGTTTTCGGTGGACAGCCAGGTAACTTATTGCTAAAACTATCAGGTTTTCTACTACCAGCATCCAGTTCAGGGAGGATATAAAACCTGCCCTGCCGGTGGGGAATAATATTTCCCTGAGTCCGAAAAGAACCGGGTAAGAGGGTATCCAGGTTATAAATGGTGGTGCAAAAGAAGGTGTTAAATAGGAAACCATCGGTAGGGCAAATATTGATAAAAATAAGATACCGACGAATATAAATTCTTCAAGGTTTTTGAAAAAGACACTAATGGTTAAACCAATCAGAGTCATGAAGATATTGGCCAGAATAATTGTAATCAGGAGGCTGATAAAATTAACCTCTAGCCCCAGGGTAAGGACAATCAGTATTACTGCAAATAATAATGCTAATAACAGGTTGGTACCTACTTTACTCAAAATGTATTCAAGGGTTCCTCCCGGACTTACCCTATAAGCCCTGACACCACCTTCTTTTTTTTCCTGAAAGACCATAACTGCAACCAGGAGAAAACCCAGCATGATTACTTCAGTGAAAATAAATATAGGTATCATCTGTTTATTGAAGGGGACTTTTTTACTCTGTGGATGTAATCGCTCCACCCTGTGATTGGTTCTGTCCACAGTACCCTTCATATGATCAAGGATAGAAGCCAGAGCTGCCTTGAGCAAATTTACGCTCTCCCGGGATTCATGTCCCTGGCCGATTACAGTGAAGGTAGCATTGTCAACCGTGCCCTCCAGGATAACCCCCAGGGTGTTACTGTCAGCTTCAATCCTTTTAAATAATTCTTCACGATTATTTACAAAACGATTTTTATCCAGTCCTTCTGACATCAGGTATTTCTGGACCTGCTTACCGGGTGTATTGTCAAGAAAAATTTCACCTGGGGTCAGTTTAACTTCAGCTGGAATAATGAAATTAACTACAACAACCATTAGCAATGCCAAAATTATGATAACAAGATGAAAGTAATTCCTCACTGCCACTTTTAAATCCTGTTGAAATAAGTTTGTAAGGCGCTTAATCATTATGAAAGCCCCCTGCCTGTTAGTTTGATAAAAATCTGTTCCAGGGTTGCTTCCTGGGAATGAATTGTTTCTATTTTTTTGGTATTAATCAATTTGTTTAACCGGTCTTTATCTTTATCATTTTCGATAAACAATACTTCAGAATTCACTTTGCCATTTTCCCTGTATTCTACTTTTACCGATTTTTCTCCATATTTTAATTTCAGATTTCTGGGAGAGTCACTGGCTACAATTTTACCCTCATTTATGAAAGCAACGGTATCACATAGTTCTTCGGCTACAAACATATTGTGAGTGGTGAGAAAGATGATGGTTCTTCTTTTTTTCATATCAATAATAATATCTTTAATGATACTGGCTGTACTGGGCTCCAGTCCGGAAAGGGGTTCATCCAGGAAGAGTATCTTCGGGTTATTTAAAAGGGACCGGGCAAAGACCAGTCTTTGCTTCATACCCTTTGAATAATCAGCGGCTTTTTTGGATGCAGAATCACCAAGGCCCACCATATTCAGTAGTTTCATGGGGTCTTCGGTTGGTACCGAGAAAAGACCAGCATAATACTTTAAGTTTTCATATCCGGTAAGTTTTGTATACAGGTTTGGGTGTTCAAAGGAGACACCAATTTTATTAAAAAATTCATTTTTGATTTTGTTAATGGATTTACCGTTATAATTAATTTTACCCTGCTGGAGTCTGAGAAGACCGGTCATTATATTTTGAACTGTACTCTTGCCCGCACCACTGGGTCCGAGAAAACCAAATATTTCACCCTTCTCCATGGTAAAGGATACATTATAAACTGCATATTCCCCTCTACCGGTATAATCATGGTACAAATTCTTGACTTCAATCATTTTTACATACCTCCTCATGTTCTTGTGGTAAGAGACCCTCTTTGAGGACCTTTAAAAAATCCCTAACATTATGTTTTATTTCCTTTTCAGAACTCCGGGGTATTTTCTGGCCCAGATATTCACCGAAGTACTTACAGAGGGTAAAGACCACAAATGTTGCCAGTTCCAGATTTATATCATCTCTGACCTGCCCATTTTCCCTGGCTTCTGTAAGTAGTTTTAGATAAAACGATAAACCTTCGGTTTTTATTTTAAAATCAAGACTGTTAATAATTTCCCGGGGTGCTCCCTTTATTGCCCGGGTATAAATTTGATAGAGAGAAGGGTATTCCCGGGCGTATTTAATTGAATCTTCAAAAGCCTTTTCCAGTAATTCATATATAGTTAGTTTCCTGTATCTGGAAATAATATTTTTAACACCATTAATTTTCTTATCTATGGCTATATCAAATATGTAGAGGAATAGCTCTTTCTTGTTAGTGAAGTACTGGTACATACTCCCTTTAGAGATCCCGGCCCTGTCAGCTATAGACTGAATAGAACCCTTTTGATAGCCGTTACTGGCAAATTCGGCAATAGCTGCTTTAATTATTCGTTTTTGTTTTTCTTCAGGAAGGTTATAATATGTCTTTAAGGGCATTTTTCACCTCCTGACCAATTAAATTAATAGTAACCTTAAAAGGTAAGTTAAAAAGATAACTTAAAGCATGTGACTATAAAGTCATATGACTGCATAGTCACATGCTATCATATTCCAGAATCACTGTCAATGGTTTTTAGTAAAAAAAGTGACTCAATAGTCACATTAATTGTTTGACAGTTATAGGACTAACCACTTATAATATGACTATACAGTCAATTGTGGTAGGGAGTGAGAGGAATGCCCCGGGAAACTTTTTTTAATTTATCGGAGGAAAAAAGAAATAGAATAATTAATATAGCAGTTGAAGAGTTTGCCAGGTATGATTACAATTCTGCATCACTCAGTAGAGTTGTAGAAAAAGCCGGTATTGCCAAAGGAAGTATGTATCAATATTTTAAAAATAAGAAAGAACTTTACTTATATCTAGTGGAGTTGGCCAGTGAAAAGAAATTTAAT encodes:
- a CDS encoding ABC transporter permease; the encoded protein is MFKKIINLIKKDLINGLRNNMVIYMLLFPLVLALGMSFFIPSVTEVEVTIAVDSGVDQWVINRLEDYGKVELYDSPEAVKERVKRLDDISGIIKDEDEYVVLIEGNEPEETVDMARAVMNMVLSDEQPADFKYKSLNKETSMMQEVMGSILMLTAILVSGLVIGMNIIDEKETGVINALTVSPLKLRDFIISHTTVALISGIIISVLSLLILVGTSINYIQVILGTICTMGIGIAWGFLIGGIADNLMSGIAVIKGTMLFLIGIPIGSIFVPANFRWILYPFPNYWAFQVYRNILNGGKQWVSFSSSAWITLAFGLILLLALSPMLKKRLNLK
- a CDS encoding ABC transporter permease, yielding MIKRLTNLFQQDLKVAVRNYFHLVIIILALLMVVVVNFIIPAEVKLTPGEIFLDNTPGKQVQKYLMSEGLDKNRFVNNREELFKRIEADSNTLGVILEGTVDNATFTVIGQGHESRESVNLLKAALASILDHMKGTVDRTNHRVERLHPQSKKVPFNKQMIPIFIFTEVIMLGFLLVAVMVFQEKKEGGVRAYRVSPGGTLEYILSKVGTNLLLALLFAVILIVLTLGLEVNFISLLITIILANIFMTLIGLTISVFFKNLEEFIFVGILFLSIFALPMVSYLTPSFAPPFITWIPSYPVLFGLREILFPTGRAGFISSLNWMLVVENLIVLAISYLAVHRKLMREDK
- a CDS encoding ABC transporter ATP-binding protein — protein: MIEVKNLYHDYTGRGEYAVYNVSFTMEKGEIFGFLGPSGAGKSTVQNIMTGLLRLQQGKINYNGKSINKIKNEFFNKIGVSFEHPNLYTKLTGYENLKYYAGLFSVPTEDPMKLLNMVGLGDSASKKAADYSKGMKQRLVFARSLLNNPKILFLDEPLSGLEPSTASIIKDIIIDMKKRRTIIFLTTHNMFVAEELCDTVAFINEGKIVASDSPRNLKLKYGEKSVKVEYRENGKVNSEVLFIENDKDKDRLNKLINTKKIETIHSQEATLEQIFIKLTGRGLS
- a CDS encoding TetR/AcrR family transcriptional regulator, translating into MPLKTYYNLPEEKQKRIIKAAIAEFASNGYQKGSIQSIADRAGISKGSMYQYFTNKKELFLYIFDIAIDKKINGVKNIISRYRKLTIYELLEKAFEDSIKYAREYPSLYQIYTRAIKGAPREIINSLDFKIKTEGLSFYLKLLTEARENGQVRDDINLELATFVVFTLCKYFGEYLGQKIPRSSEKEIKHNVRDFLKVLKEGLLPQEHEEVCKND